A section of the Chryseobacterium scophthalmum genome encodes:
- a CDS encoding ParA family protein, translating to METKKQPVIIAFSTQKGGVGKSTFTALLASILHYRLGYQVAVFDCDFPQYSLIQMRERDLKTVMQNEVLKKMAHKQFTTINKKAYLVFQSKTDTVLEELENYLVNSVVAPDIVFLDLPGTVNTAGILSTLANVHYIFSPITADRVVLESTLSFTDVLTNILMKKKHTDIKSIQLFWNQVDGRERTLLYKNYEKVIKDLGLQLMKTSITDSKRFRKEGETVAKTVFRSTLLPADPKLMTLCRLDQFMDEFLRIVKL from the coding sequence ATGGAAACAAAAAAACAACCAGTCATTATCGCCTTTTCCACTCAAAAGGGAGGAGTGGGAAAAAGTACCTTCACAGCACTGTTGGCAAGTATCCTTCATTACCGTTTAGGATATCAAGTCGCTGTGTTCGACTGTGACTTCCCACAGTACAGTTTGATACAGATGAGAGAGAGGGACCTTAAAACAGTGATGCAAAATGAGGTGTTAAAAAAAATGGCCCATAAGCAATTTACAACCATTAATAAAAAAGCCTATCTTGTGTTCCAGAGCAAGACCGACACGGTGTTGGAAGAGCTTGAAAATTATCTTGTTAATTCCGTAGTTGCACCGGATATCGTTTTTCTGGATCTTCCCGGAACGGTCAATACGGCTGGCATCTTGAGCACTCTCGCCAATGTCCACTATATTTTTTCTCCTATTACAGCGGATAGGGTTGTTCTTGAAAGCACCCTGAGTTTTACGGATGTCCTGACCAATATCCTGATGAAGAAAAAGCATACCGATATCAAAAGCATACAGCTGTTTTGGAATCAGGTCGATGGCAGGGAGAGAACATTATTGTATAAAAACTATGAAAAAGTAATCAAAGATCTGGGGCTTCAATTAATGAAAACTTCCATCACAGACAGCAAGAGATTTCGCAAAGAAGGGGAGACGGTTGCAAAAACCGTTTTCCGTTCGACATTACTGCCAGCAGATCCTAAGTTGATGACATTATGCCGGCTTGATCAGTTTATGGATGAGTTTTTAAGAATTGTAAAATTGTAA
- the mobA gene encoding conjugal transfer protein MobA — MNDHNGKPQKKTGRRPKADPAKIRYTISFNEAEHSRFLELFAQSGMNVKAHFITACIFEKTIKTVKVDNGTMDFYMRLTSFHSQFRAVGVNYNQMVKLLYTNFSEKKAAALLYKLEKQTIEMVDIFKKVKRLTEEFDHKHLKDSE; from the coding sequence ATGAACGATCATAATGGTAAACCACAGAAAAAGACAGGACGCCGTCCAAAGGCAGATCCGGCTAAGATTCGATATACGATCTCGTTTAATGAAGCGGAACATTCCCGATTTCTTGAACTTTTTGCCCAGTCGGGAATGAACGTGAAGGCTCATTTTATAACAGCCTGTATTTTCGAAAAGACGATCAAGACTGTCAAAGTGGATAATGGAACAATGGATTTCTATATGAGACTAACCTCTTTTCACAGCCAATTTCGGGCTGTTGGAGTCAATTATAATCAGATGGTTAAACTGTTATACACCAATTTTTCAGAGAAAAAGGCGGCAGCTCTTCTCTATAAATTGGAAAAACAAACTATAGAAATGGTTGACATTTTTAAAAAAGTGAAAAGGCTGACAGAAGAATTTGATCATAAACATTTGAAAGATTCAGAATAA
- a CDS encoding DUF4141 domain-containing protein: MKNLIIKTAMVAIFATATYAKAQFVVTDPANLASGILNSANEIVQTSSTVSNVVKNFNEVKKVYEQGKEYYDKLKAINNLVKDARKVQQTVLMVGDVSEIYVTNFSKMLNDPNFNAQELTAIANGYSALLTESTELLKELKEIITANGLSLNDKERMDVIDRVYKEVKEYHNLVRYYTNKNISVSYLRAKKQNNTQRVLDLYGTANQKYW, from the coding sequence ATGAAAAATTTAATCATTAAAACAGCAATGGTAGCGATTTTCGCTACCGCAACCTACGCCAAAGCACAATTCGTGGTAACCGATCCTGCCAATCTCGCTTCCGGAATTCTGAACAGCGCCAATGAAATTGTGCAAACCTCATCAACGGTTTCCAATGTCGTTAAAAATTTCAACGAAGTAAAGAAGGTCTATGAACAGGGAAAGGAATATTATGACAAACTGAAAGCCATCAACAATCTGGTCAAAGATGCTAGGAAAGTACAGCAGACCGTCCTGATGGTCGGCGACGTATCAGAGATCTACGTTACCAATTTCAGTAAGATGCTCAATGATCCCAACTTCAACGCGCAGGAACTGACGGCCATTGCGAACGGCTATTCAGCACTACTGACCGAAAGTACGGAACTTTTAAAAGAACTGAAGGAGATCATCACAGCCAATGGGCTTTCGCTCAATGATAAAGAAAGAATGGATGTGATCGACCGTGTATATAAGGAGGTCAAAGAATACCATAATCTGGTGCGATACTACACGAACAAGAATATTTCCGTAAGCTACTTAAGAGCAAAAAAACAGAACAATACCCAAAGAGTGTTGGATCTATATGGTACTGCAAACCAAAAATACTGGTAA
- a CDS encoding DUF4133 domain-containing protein, with product MNTYHINKGIGRTVEFKGLKAQYLFIFAGGLLGILVCLMVMYMAGVNTYLCLTLGGASSGILIWQTFSLNGKYGEHGLMKLGAQKKHPRYIISRKCVYRYLKTNRQKASA from the coding sequence ATGAATACCTATCATATCAACAAAGGAATCGGAAGAACTGTAGAGTTCAAGGGACTAAAAGCCCAGTACCTTTTCATTTTTGCAGGGGGCTTACTGGGAATATTAGTTTGTTTAATGGTCATGTACATGGCCGGTGTCAATACCTATCTCTGCCTCACGCTTGGCGGAGCCAGCAGTGGAATCCTGATCTGGCAGACCTTCTCGCTTAATGGAAAATATGGCGAACACGGCCTGATGAAGTTGGGCGCTCAAAAGAAGCATCCCCGATATATTATCAGCCGCAAGTGTGTCTATCGCTATCTGAAAACTAACCGTCAAAAAGCTTCAGCATGA
- a CDS encoding TIGR02391 family protein, producing MFTPSVLEGLCKSIGDTVDGLTGSEIGQILLNADIADIDPAATKWKRLYAAFADWQNKNQCSNHILRFVQDALQPVRYIRKEELFHSRRLEVNKRLLFIGVELSEEGKYRIVDKATTIAEAEQRSNRLKQKLESRNTHIKVFEYCTAELLVQNYFHSVFEATKSIADRLREMTGLQTDGNALADTSFSTMQPLIKINSFVTSTDRSEHIGLCNLIKGIFGLIRNSTAHEPKIKFDINEEEALDILNTISYVHKRLDKAL from the coding sequence ATGTTCACACCTTCCGTCTTAGAAGGATTATGCAAATCAATCGGGGACACGGTTGATGGTCTGACAGGAAGTGAAATTGGGCAAATACTTCTAAATGCTGATATTGCAGACATTGATCCCGCAGCGACTAAATGGAAAAGGCTTTATGCAGCGTTTGCTGACTGGCAAAATAAAAACCAATGTTCAAATCATATACTTCGATTTGTACAAGACGCCTTACAGCCGGTACGATACATTCGAAAAGAAGAATTATTTCACAGTCGAAGGCTGGAAGTCAACAAACGTCTACTTTTTATTGGTGTTGAACTTTCTGAAGAAGGAAAATATAGAATTGTTGACAAAGCAACAACTATCGCTGAAGCTGAGCAGCGTTCAAACCGTTTGAAGCAGAAATTAGAAAGTAGAAATACCCATATAAAAGTTTTTGAATATTGTACTGCAGAATTGTTAGTTCAGAATTATTTTCACTCAGTTTTTGAAGCAACTAAAAGTATTGCTGACAGATTGAGAGAAATGACCGGTTTGCAAACGGACGGTAATGCCTTGGCTGACACTTCATTTTCTACCATGCAACCACTGATCAAAATAAACAGTTTCGTTACCTCAACTGATAGAAGCGAACATATTGGGCTGTGCAATTTAATAAAAGGAATTTTTGGATTAATCAGAAATTCGACCGCTCATGAGCCGAAGATTAAATTTGACATCAACGAGGAAGAAGCTCTGGATATTTTAAACACCATTTCCTATGTCCACAAAAGACTTGATAAAGCATTGTAA
- a CDS encoding conjugal transfer protein TraO — translation MNRIFLTTALLLTINIQSFAQQMIPNQKGFEISYSVFPQSPEKQNYVLGAGVISYTKNGNYLFGLAEYSRKYYEYAHYDIPIDTFLFNGGYSLYVWGDLMRNVNINLGLGGLVGYEQINRGTEMIYDGSIINATENFIYGANGKLSIESYLTDHCVFLVNGQLRYLQNSQLGEFHALFGFGMRFNF, via the coding sequence ATGAATAGAATATTTTTAACAACCGCATTACTACTTACAATAAATATTCAATCATTTGCTCAGCAAATGATCCCTAATCAAAAAGGATTCGAAATTTCATATTCAGTATTTCCACAATCTCCTGAAAAGCAAAATTACGTTTTAGGTGCAGGTGTTATTTCTTATACCAAAAACGGTAATTACCTCTTCGGATTGGCCGAATACAGCAGAAAGTATTACGAGTATGCCCATTACGATATCCCGATTGATACTTTCCTTTTCAATGGGGGTTACAGTCTCTATGTGTGGGGAGATCTGATGCGGAATGTCAACATCAATCTGGGTTTAGGAGGGCTTGTAGGTTATGAGCAGATCAATAGGGGAACTGAAATGATCTATGATGGCTCTATTATTAATGCAACCGAGAATTTCATCTATGGTGCAAATGGAAAACTGTCTATCGAAAGTTATCTGACAGACCACTGTGTTTTTTTGGTCAATGGGCAGCTGCGCTATTTGCAGAACAGTCAGCTCGGTGAGTTTCACGCTTTGTTTGGTTTCGGGATGCGATTTAATTTTTAA
- a CDS encoding TraG family conjugative transposon ATPase: MRNTSKAATLESKFPLLAIENDCIISKDADVTVCLKVRLPELFTVASAEYEAMHSAWFKAIKTLPDFTVVHKQDWFIKENYNPDLSREDQSFLSKSFERHFNERPFLNHYCYLFITKTSKERMRMQSNFSSLCKGKLIPKEIKDKEVISRFLEAVDQFERIMNDSVYIHLERMTEDEISGTAEQSGILEQYLTLSREPNPSLQDIKLGSEEMRIGNNRISMHTLSDTDDLPSSVASHSRYEKLSTDRSDCLLSFASPVGLLLSCNHIYNQYLFIDSSDDNLSKFEKSARNMHSLARYSRANQINKEWIEKYLNEAHSYGLQSIRAHFNVMSWSDNPSELKQLKNDTGSALALMECKPRHNTTDTATLYWAGIPGNAGDFPSEESFYSFIEPALCFFTEETNYQDSPSPFGIKMADRLTGKPIHLDISDLPMKQGIITNRNKFILGPSGSGKSFFTNHMVRQYYEQGAHVLLVDTGNSYHGLCELIKGKTKGEDGVYFTYTEDDPIAFNPFYTDDGVFDIEKRESIKTLILTLWKRDDEPPSRSEEVALSNAVSGYIELMKRSDQFPSFNGFYNYVKDDYQKILDQKKVREKDFDIANFLNVLEPYYKGGEYDYLLNSEKQLDLLSKRFIVFEIDAIKDHKILFPIVTIIIMEVFINKMRRLKGIRKLILIEEAWKAIAKEGMAEYIKYLFKTVRKFFGEAIVVTQEVDDIIQSPIVKESIINNSDCKILLDQRKYMNKFDDIQAMLGLTDKEKSQVLSINMNNDHRRLYKEVWIGLGGTHSAVYATEVSTEEYLAYTTEETEKMEVMNLTSELDGNVEHAIKRISLRRIKSNKDN; the protein is encoded by the coding sequence ATGAGAAATACCTCCAAAGCCGCAACGCTGGAGAGTAAATTTCCACTGCTTGCGATAGAAAACGACTGCATTATTTCAAAAGATGCGGATGTCACGGTTTGCTTAAAGGTCAGACTTCCAGAACTGTTTACGGTAGCCTCGGCAGAATATGAAGCGATGCACTCAGCTTGGTTCAAGGCAATCAAGACCCTGCCAGATTTTACGGTCGTGCATAAGCAGGACTGGTTTATCAAAGAAAACTACAATCCTGATCTTTCGAGAGAAGACCAGAGTTTTCTGTCAAAATCTTTTGAAAGACATTTCAATGAGAGACCTTTTTTAAATCATTACTGTTACCTGTTCATTACGAAGACCAGTAAGGAGAGAATGCGGATGCAGAGCAACTTTTCCTCGCTGTGCAAAGGAAAACTGATCCCGAAGGAGATCAAAGACAAAGAGGTGATCAGCCGCTTTTTGGAAGCTGTCGACCAGTTTGAAAGAATCATGAATGACAGCGTTTATATCCATCTGGAAAGGATGACCGAAGACGAGATCTCAGGAACCGCCGAACAGTCAGGAATATTAGAACAGTACCTGACCTTATCAAGAGAACCCAATCCCTCTTTACAGGATATCAAGCTAGGATCGGAAGAAATGCGCATAGGAAACAACCGAATCAGTATGCACACCTTATCCGATACAGATGATCTGCCAAGTTCTGTTGCATCACACAGCCGTTATGAAAAACTGAGCACCGACCGAAGTGACTGCCTTTTGTCATTTGCTTCTCCCGTAGGACTTCTGTTAAGCTGCAATCACATTTACAATCAATACCTATTCATTGATAGTAGCGATGATAACCTGAGTAAATTTGAAAAGTCCGCTAGAAACATGCACTCGCTGGCAAGGTATAGCAGGGCGAACCAGATTAATAAGGAATGGATAGAAAAGTATTTGAATGAAGCCCATTCATACGGTCTGCAATCCATCCGCGCCCATTTCAACGTGATGTCTTGGTCAGACAATCCTTCAGAATTGAAACAGCTGAAGAATGATACCGGTAGTGCTTTAGCCTTGATGGAATGCAAGCCACGGCATAATACGACAGATACGGCAACATTATATTGGGCTGGTATTCCAGGTAACGCAGGTGACTTTCCAAGTGAAGAAAGCTTTTACTCCTTTATCGAACCTGCCTTGTGTTTCTTCACAGAAGAAACCAATTATCAGGACTCCCCATCGCCGTTCGGGATCAAGATGGCTGACCGTCTGACCGGAAAACCCATTCATCTGGATATCTCCGATCTTCCGATGAAGCAGGGGATCATTACCAATCGGAACAAGTTTATTTTGGGACCTTCAGGAAGTGGTAAATCCTTTTTCACCAACCATATGGTCAGACAGTATTATGAGCAGGGTGCTCACGTATTACTGGTCGATACCGGAAATTCCTATCACGGCTTATGCGAACTGATCAAGGGCAAGACAAAAGGGGAGGACGGCGTGTATTTTACCTATACAGAAGACGATCCGATCGCCTTCAATCCATTCTATACCGATGACGGCGTCTTTGATATTGAGAAAAGAGAAAGTATCAAAACTCTGATCCTCACTTTATGGAAAAGGGATGATGAACCACCAAGCCGTTCAGAGGAAGTGGCACTTTCCAATGCGGTAAGCGGTTATATTGAACTGATGAAACGCAGTGATCAATTTCCGTCTTTCAACGGATTCTATAATTATGTGAAAGACGACTATCAAAAAATCCTTGACCAGAAGAAGGTCAGGGAAAAGGATTTTGATATCGCCAACTTTCTCAATGTTCTCGAACCTTATTACAAAGGGGGAGAATATGACTACCTGCTGAATTCAGAGAAGCAGCTCGACCTGTTGTCCAAACGATTCATCGTTTTTGAAATTGATGCGATCAAAGACCACAAGATCCTGTTCCCGATCGTGACCATTATCATTATGGAGGTTTTCATCAATAAGATGCGAAGACTGAAAGGGATCAGAAAACTCATCCTCATTGAAGAAGCCTGGAAAGCAATCGCCAAAGAAGGGATGGCGGAGTACATCAAATATCTTTTCAAAACGGTCAGAAAATTCTTCGGCGAAGCCATCGTGGTCACCCAGGAGGTGGATGATATCATCCAGTCGCCGATCGTCAAAGAAAGCATCATCAACAATTCAGACTGCAAGATCCTTTTGGATCAGCGCAAGTATATGAACAAGTTCGATGACATCCAGGCGATGCTTGGCCTCACGGACAAGGAAAAGTCACAGGTACTCTCGATCAATATGAACAATGATCACAGAAGATTGTATAAGGAAGTCTGGATCGGACTGGGCGGAACCCATTCTGCGGTCTATGCCACCGAAGTTTCCACCGAGGAATATCTGGCTTACACGACAGAGGAAACTGAAAAAATGGAGGTGATGAATCTCACCTCTGAACTTGACGGCAATGTAGAGCATGCCATTAAGAGGATCTCTCTCAGGAGGATCAAATCAAACAAAGACAATTAA
- the traJ gene encoding conjugative transposon protein TraJ, with protein sequence MEPSNLHEVLRSVYDEMMPLCADMAAVAKGIAGLGALFYVAIKVWQSLSRAEPIDLFPMLRPFAIGICIMFFSTLVLGSINGVLSPIVQGSHSMLEDQVLDLNDLQQKKDLLEREAMLRNPEMAYLISDEEFDKKLEELGWSPSDLVTMSGMYIEREMFDIKKQIRDGFREFLEILFQSAALVIDTIRTFFLIVLSILGPIAFAISVWDGFQTTLTQWLTRYISVYLWLPVADIFSSILAKIQSLIWERDIEMLSDPNFIPDTSNTVYIIYMIIGIIGYFTVPTVTGWVIQAGGAGNFMRNVNQTAKKSGNIAGAAAGSATGNISGRLLK encoded by the coding sequence ATGGAACCTAGTAATCTACACGAAGTACTTCGTTCGGTCTATGATGAGATGATGCCATTGTGTGCCGACATGGCTGCGGTAGCAAAAGGGATTGCCGGATTGGGCGCACTGTTCTATGTAGCCATCAAGGTATGGCAATCGCTCAGCCGTGCCGAACCGATCGACCTGTTTCCTATGCTCAGACCCTTTGCCATAGGTATCTGCATAATGTTCTTTTCAACATTGGTACTAGGAAGTATCAATGGCGTGCTGAGCCCGATCGTTCAGGGAAGTCATTCGATGCTGGAGGATCAGGTTCTGGATCTGAACGACCTCCAGCAGAAAAAAGATCTTCTGGAGCGGGAAGCCATGCTCAGAAATCCCGAAATGGCCTATCTGATATCGGATGAGGAATTCGATAAAAAGTTGGAAGAACTGGGATGGTCTCCGTCAGACCTGGTGACAATGTCCGGGATGTATATCGAAAGGGAGATGTTCGATATCAAGAAGCAGATCAGGGATGGATTCCGCGAGTTTCTGGAGATCCTATTCCAGTCAGCAGCTTTGGTCATTGATACAATAAGGACCTTCTTTCTCATTGTACTTTCCATATTGGGACCCATTGCTTTTGCCATATCGGTCTGGGATGGTTTTCAGACCACACTGACCCAATGGCTGACGAGATATATCAGTGTCTATCTGTGGTTACCGGTTGCTGATATTTTCAGTTCGATCTTAGCCAAGATACAATCGCTCATTTGGGAACGGGATATTGAGATGCTGTCAGATCCGAACTTCATTCCTGATACTTCTAACACGGTTTACATCATCTATATGATCATCGGGATCATTGGATATTTTACGGTTCCAACCGTTACCGGATGGGTCATTCAGGCAGGAGGTGCCGGTAACTTTATGCGCAATGTCAACCAGACCGCCAAAAAATCAGGAAATATTGCGGGAGCAGCAGCAGGCAGTGCAACAGGTAATATCTCAGGCAGATTATTAAAATAA
- the traK gene encoding conjugative transposon protein TraK, whose protein sequence is MEFKTLRNIESSFKQIRLFTFVFAVLCFVVVGVVVFKSYQFAEEQRQKIYVLDNGKSLMVALSQDMSINRPVEAREHVRRFHELFFTVAPDKNAIESNVKRAFNLADQSAFDYYKDLQEKGYYNRIISGNIQQRIEVDSVVADFNNYPYAVKTFARQFIIRSSNLTIRSLITNCALVNSVRSDSNPQGFTIEKFNVIENKDVETVER, encoded by the coding sequence ATGGAATTTAAAACTTTAAGAAATATAGAGAGCAGCTTCAAACAGATCCGCTTATTTACATTCGTTTTTGCGGTGCTCTGTTTTGTAGTGGTAGGCGTGGTCGTTTTTAAGTCCTATCAGTTTGCAGAAGAACAGCGACAGAAGATTTACGTACTGGATAACGGCAAATCGCTGATGGTGGCTCTGTCACAGGATATGTCGATCAACAGGCCTGTCGAGGCCAGAGAGCATGTAAGACGTTTTCACGAGCTGTTCTTTACAGTGGCGCCGGATAAAAATGCCATTGAAAGCAATGTCAAAAGAGCTTTCAATCTGGCAGACCAGTCTGCATTCGATTACTACAAAGACCTGCAGGAGAAAGGCTATTACAACCGGATCATCTCAGGGAATATCCAGCAGAGGATCGAGGTTGACAGTGTTGTGGCAGATTTCAATAACTATCCTTACGCCGTAAAGACCTTTGCAAGGCAGTTCATTATACGATCCAGCAATCTGACGATACGAAGTCTGATCACCAATTGTGCATTAGTGAATTCGGTGAGGTCAGACAGCAATCCCCAGGGATTTACGATTGAAAAATTCAATGTCATTGAAAATAAAGATGTTGAAACTGTTGAACGTTAA
- the traM gene encoding conjugative transposon protein TraM — protein sequence MKDSNKIKITENESPQLEHESQGLENLRWERIKKPLIYFLMAAVCAGCFYLIFKPKDNKIVDESGFNAGIPQAKDDQLQSDKQKAYEQQLLEQKNEEKRNAMTTLSDYWTDENNLNQNSDQTSLTAHPNSLSQSNPSAVNSYRNAQQTLGSFYSRDDQEVNNLRKEISRLKNEALQNNAVPASLGVNDQLELMEKSYQMAAKYLPQSNKQEDPVSREEDVKQPSGNKVQLTAVKSAHLNIVSSLYREPSDSAFLAGLNDHRLFGTQDKTNDSKQSKNAIKGLVQESMTMTNESTLSIRLLESMLLAHTKIPAGTLLKATGKFQGGRLQLKISSIEYRGSIYPVEINVHDNDGQLGLYVPYSPEQNAVTDIVGSMGQTSGTNIMMTQSAGQQIAADLSRGVVQGLSGYFQKRVRQQKVKVKAGHQVLLVPKKQSIKKQ from the coding sequence ATGAAAGATTCAAATAAAATAAAGATCACTGAAAACGAATCACCGCAATTAGAACACGAATCACAAGGCCTTGAAAATTTACGGTGGGAGAGAATAAAGAAACCACTGATCTATTTTTTGATGGCGGCGGTATGTGCCGGTTGCTTCTACCTCATCTTTAAGCCAAAGGACAATAAAATTGTTGATGAATCCGGATTTAATGCGGGAATACCACAGGCAAAGGATGATCAGCTGCAATCTGACAAACAGAAGGCTTATGAGCAGCAGCTGCTGGAGCAAAAGAATGAAGAGAAAAGAAATGCGATGACCACCTTGTCTGATTACTGGACTGACGAAAACAACCTAAACCAAAATTCTGATCAGACGTCATTGACAGCTCATCCGAATAGTTTGTCACAATCTAATCCGAGTGCAGTTAACAGCTATCGCAATGCGCAGCAGACACTAGGTTCCTTCTACAGCAGGGATGATCAGGAAGTGAATAATCTTAGGAAAGAAATATCCAGATTAAAGAATGAAGCTCTGCAGAACAATGCTGTTCCCGCAAGTCTTGGGGTCAATGACCAATTGGAGCTGATGGAAAAATCCTACCAAATGGCTGCGAAATACCTTCCCCAAAGTAATAAGCAGGAAGATCCTGTATCAAGAGAAGAGGATGTGAAGCAGCCTTCTGGAAATAAAGTACAGCTCACAGCAGTAAAATCAGCTCACTTAAATATTGTCTCTTCATTATACAGAGAGCCATCAGACAGTGCCTTTCTGGCTGGTCTGAATGATCATAGATTGTTTGGTACTCAGGATAAAACCAATGATTCAAAACAATCAAAAAATGCGATCAAAGGTCTTGTTCAAGAGTCAATGACGATGACCAATGAAAGTACATTATCGATAAGACTCTTGGAAAGTATGCTTCTGGCTCATACCAAAATTCCTGCAGGAACATTGCTTAAAGCGACAGGCAAATTTCAGGGTGGGAGACTGCAATTGAAAATTTCGTCGATAGAATATCGGGGCAGCATTTATCCTGTAGAGATCAATGTTCATGACAATGATGGTCAGCTCGGCTTATATGTTCCTTATTCACCAGAGCAAAATGCTGTGACCGACATTGTGGGCAGTATGGGGCAAACTTCTGGTACCAATATTATGATGACGCAGTCGGCAGGTCAGCAGATCGCGGCGGATTTAAGCAGAGGAGTGGTGCAGGGGTTGTCGGGTTATTTCCAGAAACGGGTCAGACAACAAAAAGTAAAGGTAAAAGCGGGCCATCAGGTTTTGCTTGTGCCAAAAAAACAATCCATTAAAAAACAATAA
- a CDS encoding DUF3408 domain-containing protein: MDSYKKNNEDNNIDEQYLMSIMAGNTKNESQSQELDSLKKKPATKQKIKSKKSLGITYAEQFLTHHTMTKRGDKSIYIRPEYHERLSRIIQIIADDQIPLYAYLDNILAYHFEMFEEEITDDFNSKYRPIF, translated from the coding sequence ATGGACAGTTATAAAAAGAACAACGAAGACAACAATATCGATGAACAATATCTGATGTCCATCATGGCTGGCAACACAAAGAATGAATCGCAGAGCCAAGAACTTGATTCCTTAAAGAAAAAGCCGGCGACGAAGCAAAAAATAAAAAGCAAAAAAAGCCTTGGAATCACCTACGCTGAGCAGTTTCTGACCCATCACACGATGACCAAGCGTGGTGATAAAAGTATTTATATTCGTCCCGAATATCATGAGCGACTTTCCCGGATCATCCAGATCATTGCCGACGATCAGATCCCTTTATACGCATATCTCGATAATATTTTGGCATATCATTTCGAGATGTTTGAAGAAGAGATTACCGATGATTTCAACAGCAAATACCGTCCAATCTTTTAA
- the traN gene encoding conjugative transposon protein TraN — protein sequence MNQIKSHYLLMIVFLLFSGRSLAQDSVASYLSLEEAKLEPFKMQVTYNKTSHLLFPSPIRYVDLGSDLLVANKAEPVGNVLRIKSAVRDFEEETNFSVITEDGKFYSFDVFYSSYPDALSYDLLKMQRSNERQYIADVLFEDLRGSSSSLTELILENLYAKSRRTIKHITSRSYGIQFSVRALHVNDSKFFFTLEVKNSSNVAYDIDLVNFKIIDKKNLKRTVVQDKLLEPVRIHFPVMTAIHHSDILGIYLLDQFTLLKDQVLEIEILEKNGGRHQKVQLENTDLIHARLISSLNVKTK from the coding sequence ATGAATCAAATAAAAAGCCATTATCTATTGATGATCGTATTTCTGCTCTTTTCAGGCAGATCACTGGCTCAGGATTCCGTTGCTTCCTATCTTTCACTGGAGGAAGCTAAGTTGGAACCTTTCAAAATGCAGGTCACCTACAATAAAACCTCGCACCTGCTTTTTCCTTCTCCGATCCGATATGTCGACTTGGGGAGTGACCTGCTGGTCGCCAATAAGGCAGAACCTGTTGGAAATGTTCTTCGGATCAAATCGGCAGTTAGGGACTTCGAAGAAGAAACCAATTTCTCTGTGATCACTGAAGATGGAAAATTCTACAGCTTCGATGTTTTTTACAGTTCATATCCTGATGCACTCAGCTATGACCTTTTAAAGATGCAGAGAAGCAATGAGCGCCAGTATATTGCGGATGTCCTGTTTGAAGATCTCAGGGGAAGTTCTTCCTCCCTGACAGAGCTCATCCTGGAAAACCTATATGCAAAAAGCAGAAGAACCATCAAACACATCACTTCCAGAAGCTATGGGATCCAGTTTTCAGTCCGGGCACTGCACGTCAATGACAGCAAATTCTTTTTCACCTTAGAGGTTAAAAACAGCAGCAATGTGGCGTATGACATTGATCTGGTCAATTTCAAAATTATCGATAAGAAGAATTTGAAAAGAACGGTCGTTCAGGATAAACTCTTAGAGCCGGTTCGGATCCATTTTCCGGTGATGACCGCAATTCATCATTCTGACATTTTAGGAATTTACTTGTTAGATCAATTTACCCTTTTAAAGGATCAGGTCTTGGAAATTGAAATTCTGGAAAAGAATGGCGGAAGGCATCAGAAGGTTCAGCTTGAAAATACCGATCTGATCCATGCCAGGCTGATCAGCAGTTTAAACGTAAAAACAAAATAA
- a CDS encoding DUF4134 domain-containing protein — translation MEKQRKKLLFAMLAIVFAPCAFAQGNGTAGINEATQMVTSYFEPATQLIYAIGAVVGLIGGVKVYNKFSSGDPDTSKTAASWFGACIFLIVAATILRSFFL, via the coding sequence ATGGAAAAACAAAGAAAAAAACTGCTGTTTGCGATGTTAGCAATAGTTTTTGCTCCCTGCGCTTTTGCCCAGGGCAACGGCACCGCAGGTATCAACGAAGCCACCCAGATGGTCACCTCTTATTTTGAACCCGCAACCCAACTCATCTATGCGATCGGCGCTGTCGTGGGACTGATAGGAGGGGTAAAAGTCTACAATAAGTTCAGCAGTGGTGACCCCGACACCAGCAAAACCGCTGCCAGCTGGTTTGGTGCGTGCATCTTCCTGATTGTGGCCGCTACGATCCTCCGTTCATTCTTCCTTTAA